The Methanobacterium sp. DNA segment AAATTGTTTTCAAGTTCACTAAATATTCCATAGTATTTAATAACCTGGTCTCCTGCTTTAGAGATATAGATATCAATAATTACCCTGTCTTTATATTTTTCATTTATTTTTTTCATGGCTTCTATTGTTTTTTCTATTTTATCACCAGCACCTGTAATTCCCCAGGCAATCTTCCTTTTTTTTATATAATACACCCCCTTTTTGTAGGGTAGATTCTAATCAAAGCTGTAAATTAGTTCCTATTACTTTAAAAAATAAAAAAAGTAATTTTTTTATTCAAGGAATTTAGATACAAATGGAGATGTTTCTCCCCTTCGCTGGAAATGTCCTGAAGGCCCTTCGCCTAAAAATTCAGAAAACCAGGATTCATGCTGGATTTCCTCATGCAGAATAGAGAGAGCTAGATCATAAGTTCTATGGTCTTTACCTGCAGTCATATTACAAATATTAGTATATTGTCTTACAGCGCATCTTTCTGCTTCCACCAGTACTTTTAAGAGTTCAGTAGTGTTGGATGCGTCTACTGGTAAAGATGCTGGCGGGCATCCTGATATATCATGGAAATCGTTCATATGTCCGGGTAATTTTCCACCAAGTTCGTAAATACGCGGAACCAGTGCTTCAAAATGGTTTCTATCCTCAATACGGGCAGATTCTGCAATTTCTTTAACACCTTCTCCTTCTAATCCAATTAAATTCACTCTTAAGATTGTGTAATAATAGAATGTTGTAAGTTCTGCTGCTGCATTCTTAACTAAGAGTTCTACCAGTTCATCTACATTTATTCCTGTTTTTTCAACCATTTCACGAGTTACTTTAGCCATTTTTCCACCATCCGTTTAATTAAATTGTAAATACATGTAATAAATTTATATATAATAGTATTAATACTCTATCCAAATGTAACATCAAGTATCATCATAAGTAAAAAACCGCCAATAATAGCTAATGTGGCTAGATCCGTATTTTTACCACTTTGACATTCAGGTATAACGTCCTCAACAACAACAAATATCATGGCCCCGGCAGCAAAACCTAAAGCATAAGGCAAAATTGAATATGAAAACGAAACAATTATAACTCCAATAATCCCTGCAATAACCTCTACAAGTCCTGATAATTGTCCATACCAAAAACTTTTAAATTTAGACATTCCTTCACTTCTAAGGGGCAATGAAACTGCCATACCTTCTGGTAAATTTTGTATTCCAATTCCAATGGCCAATGAAATTGCTGCAAATATTGATGTAGATTCAAAACCAGCTGCAACTGCTCCAAATGCAATTCCTACTGCTAATCCTTCTGGAATATTGTGTAAAGTAACTGCAAGAATTAGTAGCCTGTTTCGATGCCAATCGGTTTTAATTCCCTCAGCTTCTTCTATTGAACATCCCCCGTGGAGATGGGGTATAATTTTATCAATTCCACCTAAAAATACGCTTCCTAATAGAAAACCTGTTGCTGCAGGTATCCATGTTAAATATCCCCACTGAACTGACATTTCTATTGCTGGTGTAAGGAGTGACCAGAAGCTTGCAGCAATCATTACACCTGCAGCAAAACCAAGAGAACCGTCGATAAGTTTTCTACCTACTTGTTTTGTTATAAATACTGTTGAAGCTCCTATTGCTGTCATTAACCATGTAAACAATGTGGCTATGATGGTTAGTATTACAGGATTAAAATTTCCGGCAATTTCAATCATATGTTTATTTATTCATAATTTAATTATAAAAAGTATTATGAATAATAGATATCGCTAAAATTTTACTATTAGTCTAAATACAAGCAATATAATTAGTAAAAATTAAAAGAATCAAATAGTTGCTGGATAATTGAAATTTCCTGCAATGTAATTAAACGAAGCATGAAAAATATGGAGTACTTTTACTTATTTTTAACTGATAAAAATGAAATGAATAATTAAATTAACAAAATTTTGATAAAATGGAATATATTGAAATTGTTTTGATGGTTATTTTAACAGTTTTATTTTAAATAATTTAAATTATTTGAGTTGAAACTACCAAATTCAGTTATTAGCATAGATAAGGTTTTATATAAGTTTTAATATTATTATATGGTGAATATGAATTTCTATTTATCATGGTGAACTAATTGCTTGATTCTCTATATGAAAAAGCACTCGAAAAAAAGGATCAATTAAATAATAAACTGGAAATTGATTTTGAAAAAATAGGGATTGATCCAGGGAAATATTGGATAAATCAACCTATAAAAGAACTAAAAACTGATATCACGATTTCTGGTGGGGATGGAAGCCGTAACTGGAAAGAATTTCTGGGATTTGTTATTTATGCTATTAATGCAGAGTGTTTGATTTACAACGGAAAAGGTCTCCAGAAGGTAGAATGCTGTGACATTGATATTATTAACCCTTATAAATATGTTAAAAATAGATTAGAAACATATATGGGTATTTATGAAATTAAAAGCAGTTTAAAAGCGCTTAAAGAATTTGATGTTGATCTTACCCTTTTTGATGGTTCACTCCTTGGGAAATTAATAAGACCTTCTCCTATGGAAAATAACCTTCCAGAATGGGTAAAAAATGAAATTAAGTTGAAATATTTAAAGAAAATTGAAAAATCATTGGAAAACGGTTCTGATTTGCAGATTATATCTCCAAAATTATTTGATACAATTGAAATTTTAGGGGAAAACATAGTTGATTCTATAATTTATCTCGAAAGCCTGGAAAACCTTTTAGCAACCAGATATCTATTAAAGGAAGCTGAGAAAAGGGGTAAAAGTATTGTGGCGATATCGAAAACATCCACACGAATCGATTATCAAAAAGATCATGTTTTTAGCTCAAATATTCCCGATATGGCCATATTTGATAGATTCAGTAAAAAACAGGGATATTCAACACCTCTTCATCTTAATGTTTCTGATAGAATGGTAAAAAGAACTTTTCCCATTTATGATAAATTTTTCAAAGATTTAACTTTTACAATATTTTATGCGAGATTCGATGATTTTAAAAATATTTTAAAGTTTGAAATACCTTATAAAGCAACAGAAGAAGATATTATACCAATTTTAGAGTCTTTGAAGGGTATATGTGCTGAAGGATATCCATATTTACTTAAAAAGGCACACAATGATGTTGTACTTCGAAATCGTGAGATGAATAATATTTTAAAGATAATGGGATTCTCAAGCAATGAATTTAGTACAGGAAGAGAAGTAGTGCAGCATTAAGTCATTATAATAGGTTTTTAAATAACTGGGAGAAAATGCTATGACCAGAATAATTGGAAGATGTATTGGGGAGACTTCTCCGGTAGAGGTAAGTTTTATATCAAAGAAAATGCCCCGAATTGGGGAATATGTATCAATGGAATATGATGGTAAAAAAGTGCTTGGAATGATTGAATCTTTAGTTAGGGGCAGTGTTTCTATCAACGATGATATCTACGATCCGAAAACTGTGGAGCGAATTAAAGAAATAGAGGGAGATGACCATTATATCAGAGGAAGCGTCCGTATTTTAGGAGATATAGAAAAACTAAGAATTCCAAGAACTCCTCCAATGCCTGGAACTGCAATTAAAATCGCCGATCCTGATACCCTTAAAAAGATATTTAAGATGGAAGGAAACGGATTAAAGCTCGGTAATTTGATCAGTCAGGAAGAAGTTGAGGTTGAAGTTGATATTAATAAAATGATCACACGTCATCTAGCCATTTTAGCCATGACAGGGGCTGGAAAATCCAATACAGTAGCAGTAATCATTAATGGTATTTTAAAAGTCAATGGCTGCGTTATAATATTTGATATGCATTCAGAATATGTGAATGCAGAATTTGAATATGGGGGAGTTAATCCAATTAAAGCCAGAATCAATCCTCTGTATCTGTCATTTTCTGAGATAAAAAAATTGGCCAATATTCCTGAAAAGGCTTATATTCAGGAAAGGTATTTCAGTAAAGCACATAAAAAAGCCAAAAATGCAATTGAGAATGGAACAAACCTTGATTATTTCACCATTATTAATAATATACTTGAAAAATGGATAGAAAGTGATGATCCTCAGTTTAAAGACAATAATTCAATTACAGCTGTAATGAATAAAATGGAATATATGAAAGACAGATACAGCAATATATTAGACTTAAGAGCCCCTGATATTCTTGATAAAATTAAATTAGAAAATGCAAATGTTATAGATTTAGGATCAGTAGATGAATTTGCAGCAGAAACCATTGTGAGTCATGTATTAAGAAGTGCACTTGATAAAAGAAAAAAATATATTCGAAATGAAGAAAAAGATATTCTTAATCACCCCGTATTCTTTGTACTTGAAGAAGCACATATTTTAGCTCCTAAAAGCAGATCCGCACGTTCAAAATATTGGATAAGTAGAATTGCTAGAGAAGGAAGAAAATTTGGAGTAGGTTTATGCCTTGTAAGTCAGAGTCCTAAATCATTAGACCCTGATTCACTTTCTCAGGCAAATAACATGATCATTTTAAGGTTAGTAGAGCCACAGGACCAGCGGCATGTTCAAACTGCAAGTGAAAGCCTGAGTGATGATCTTTTAAAACAGTTACCCTCATTAAATATTGGGGAAGCCATAGTATTAGGATTGATGAGCAAAATTCCAACTCTGGTCAAAATAGACGAATTTGCAGGTAAATTATCTGGAGGAGATTTAGATATAGTTGCTGAGTGGAACAAAGCCATAGAAGATGAAAATAAAATTTTACAGGAGCAAGAAAACGAACTGGATGAACTGGAGGAAGAGTACTGATGAGATTTGCTCATATAGCGGATACACATTTAGGTTACAGGCAATACGGTCTTTTTGAAAGAGAAATAGACTTTTACCATCATTATACTCTTATAATTGATAAAATCATTGAGGAAAAACCAGACTTTGTTATTCATTCTGGCGATCTTTTTGAAAGCTCCAGACCACCTACAAAGGCTCTTCTAAC contains these protein-coding regions:
- the dps gene encoding DNA protection during starvation protein, whose protein sequence is MAKVTREMVEKTGINVDELVELLVKNAAAELTTFYYYTILRVNLIGLEGEGVKEIAESARIEDRNHFEALVPRIYELGGKLPGHMNDFHDISGCPPASLPVDASNTTELLKVLVEAERCAVRQYTNICNMTAGKDHRTYDLALSILHEEIQHESWFSEFLGEGPSGHFQRRGETSPFVSKFLE
- a CDS encoding ZIP family metal transporter, with the protein product MIEIAGNFNPVILTIIATLFTWLMTAIGASTVFITKQVGRKLIDGSLGFAAGVMIAASFWSLLTPAIEMSVQWGYLTWIPAATGFLLGSVFLGGIDKIIPHLHGGCSIEEAEGIKTDWHRNRLLILAVTLHNIPEGLAVGIAFGAVAAGFESTSIFAAISLAIGIGIQNLPEGMAVSLPLRSEGMSKFKSFWYGQLSGLVEVIAGIIGVIIVSFSYSILPYALGFAAGAMIFVVVEDVIPECQSGKNTDLATLAIIGGFLLMMILDVTFG
- a CDS encoding DNA double-strand break repair nuclease NurA — protein: MLDSLYEKALEKKDQLNNKLEIDFEKIGIDPGKYWINQPIKELKTDITISGGDGSRNWKEFLGFVIYAINAECLIYNGKGLQKVECCDIDIINPYKYVKNRLETYMGIYEIKSSLKALKEFDVDLTLFDGSLLGKLIRPSPMENNLPEWVKNEIKLKYLKKIEKSLENGSDLQIISPKLFDTIEILGENIVDSIIYLESLENLLATRYLLKEAEKRGKSIVAISKTSTRIDYQKDHVFSSNIPDMAIFDRFSKKQGYSTPLHLNVSDRMVKRTFPIYDKFFKDLTFTIFYARFDDFKNILKFEIPYKATEEDIIPILESLKGICAEGYPYLLKKAHNDVVLRNREMNNILKIMGFSSNEFSTGREVVQH
- a CDS encoding ATP-binding protein, with protein sequence MTRIIGRCIGETSPVEVSFISKKMPRIGEYVSMEYDGKKVLGMIESLVRGSVSINDDIYDPKTVERIKEIEGDDHYIRGSVRILGDIEKLRIPRTPPMPGTAIKIADPDTLKKIFKMEGNGLKLGNLISQEEVEVEVDINKMITRHLAILAMTGAGKSNTVAVIINGILKVNGCVIIFDMHSEYVNAEFEYGGVNPIKARINPLYLSFSEIKKLANIPEKAYIQERYFSKAHKKAKNAIENGTNLDYFTIINNILEKWIESDDPQFKDNNSITAVMNKMEYMKDRYSNILDLRAPDILDKIKLENANVIDLGSVDEFAAETIVSHVLRSALDKRKKYIRNEEKDILNHPVFFVLEEAHILAPKSRSARSKYWISRIAREGRKFGVGLCLVSQSPKSLDPDSLSQANNMIILRLVEPQDQRHVQTASESLSDDLLKQLPSLNIGEAIVLGLMSKIPTLVKIDEFAGKLSGGDLDIVAEWNKAIEDENKILQEQENELDELEEEY